The following are encoded together in the Dermacoccus nishinomiyaensis genome:
- a CDS encoding saccharopine dehydrogenase family protein, with the protein MTDTTREFDIVLYGATGFVGRLVAKHLAEHAPNDIRIALAGRTASKVEKVRDDLSTEAAAAAGWGIVTADSGDEASLHALANRARVVISTVGPYARHGLPLVGACAEAGTHYVDLTGEVLFAHDCIDRYDATARANGARIVNSCGYDSVPSDLGVFLLAQTAREAGDGELTATTEYASMKGGMSGGTIASAMQQADDIADDPARRKIAGDKFSLSPDRSREPSGEFKDSLSVWYSDDVDAWVAPFLMASYNTRIVRRSNALLGHAYGSGFRYREVMKAGKGVKGRAMAYAVAGALGAGFGAMGVKRLRPLLERLVPAPGSGPSEEAREKGFFRMDIRSTTTSGARYRSIVASQGDPGYKATAVMLGEAAVTLALGDLPTLPGEADGGVLTPAVALGAPYAERLRQHGVTLEVTKLG; encoded by the coding sequence ATGACTGATACGACGCGAGAATTCGACATCGTCCTCTACGGCGCGACCGGGTTCGTCGGCCGGCTCGTCGCGAAGCACCTCGCCGAGCACGCGCCGAATGACATCCGCATCGCCCTCGCCGGACGCACCGCCTCGAAGGTCGAGAAGGTGCGCGACGACCTGAGCACCGAGGCCGCAGCCGCCGCCGGTTGGGGCATCGTGACAGCCGACTCCGGCGACGAGGCGTCGCTGCACGCCCTCGCGAACCGGGCACGCGTCGTCATCTCCACCGTCGGCCCGTACGCGCGCCACGGCCTGCCGCTCGTCGGCGCCTGTGCCGAGGCCGGCACCCACTACGTCGACCTCACCGGCGAGGTGCTCTTCGCCCACGACTGCATCGACCGCTACGACGCGACGGCCCGCGCGAACGGCGCACGTATCGTCAACTCGTGCGGCTACGACTCGGTGCCCTCCGACCTCGGCGTCTTCCTGCTCGCCCAGACGGCGCGTGAGGCCGGTGACGGGGAACTCACGGCGACGACCGAGTACGCGTCGATGAAGGGCGGCATGAGCGGCGGGACGATCGCCTCGGCGATGCAGCAGGCCGACGACATCGCCGACGACCCCGCTCGCCGCAAGATCGCCGGCGACAAGTTCTCCCTCTCCCCCGACCGCTCGCGCGAGCCGAGCGGCGAGTTCAAGGACTCGCTGTCGGTGTGGTACTCCGACGACGTCGACGCGTGGGTCGCGCCGTTCCTCATGGCCTCCTACAACACGCGCATCGTGCGCCGCAGCAACGCGCTGCTCGGCCACGCGTACGGCTCGGGTTTCCGCTACCGCGAGGTGATGAAGGCCGGCAAGGGCGTCAAGGGTCGCGCGATGGCGTACGCCGTCGCGGGTGCGCTGGGGGCGGGCTTCGGCGCGATGGGCGTCAAGCGTCTGCGCCCGCTGCTCGAACGCCTCGTCCCCGCGCCGGGCAGCGGCCCGAGCGAGGAAGCGCGCGAGAAGGGCTTCTTCCGCATGGACATCCGCTCGACGACGACGAGCGGCGCCCGCTACCGCTCGATCGTCGCCTCGCAGGGCGACCCGGGCTACAAGGCGACGGCCGTCATGCTCGGCGAGGCGGCCGTGACGCTGGCGCTCGGCGACCTGCCGACGCTGCCCGGCGAGGCGGACGGCGGCGTCCTCACGCCC